A genome region from Camarhynchus parvulus chromosome 15, STF_HiC, whole genome shotgun sequence includes the following:
- the PIK3IP1 gene encoding phosphoinositide-3-kinase-interacting protein 1: MLHGGLQWALLLGSLLLLLLGSARGAEECVRGNGESYRGSRRVASGGATCLNWRMVRNGPGAALPAALDEDHNSCRNPDGDAAPWCYIQGSTGIPERRSCDIAQCSDAAASTASTAPVPTAEVGASQEDEQVFEPADTLPSRSEAAAVQPVIGISQRVQMNSREKKDLGTLGYVLGLIMMVIIIAIGAGIVLGYIYKRGKDLKEKHEQKVYEREMQRITLPLSAFSNPACELVDENTIVVQPSQTPVEDTRDGSGPLMGQAGTPGA; encoded by the exons ATGCTGCACGGGGGTCTGCAGTGGGCGCTGCTGCTGggctcgctgctgctgctgctgctggggtccGCCCGCGGCGCCGAGG AATGCGTCCGCGGTAACGGCGAGTCCTACCGCGGCAGCCGGCGAGTGGCCTCCGGCGGCGCCACGTGCCTCAACTGGCGGATGGTGCGGAACGGCCCCGGCGCCGCGCTCCCGGCAG CGCTCGATGAGGACCACAACAGCTGCAGGAACCCGGACGGCGACGCCGCGCCCTGGTGCTACATCCAAGGCTCTACCGGGATCCCCGAGCGGCGATCCTGCGACATCGCCCAGTGCTCAG ATGCTGCAGctagcacagccagcacagccccagtccCTACAGCAGAAGTTGGTGCTTCCCAGGAGGATGAGCAGGTGTTTGAACCAGCTGACACTTTGCCCTCCCGGAGCGAGGCAGCCGCGGTGCAGCCCGTCATTGGGATCAGTCAGAGAGTACAGATGAACTccagagaaaagaaggacttaGGGACCCTAG gTTATGTGCTGGGGTTGATCATGATGGTGATAATTATTGCCATTGGGGCTGGCATTGTCCTGGGATACATCTATAAGAG GGGGAAAGACCTGAAGGAGAAGCACGAGCAGAAGGTTTATGAGCGAGAGATGCAGCGCATCACGCTGCCCCTGTCGGCGTTCAGCAACCCCGCGTGCGAGCTGGTGGATGAGAACACCATCGTGGTGCAGCCCAGCCAGACACCCGTGGAGGACACCCGGGATGGCAGCGGCCCCCTCATGGGCCAGGCGGGGACTCCTGGggcctga